A segment of the Puniceicoccales bacterium genome:
TGAATTTTCTAAAAAATATGTCAATCGATTGCTAACCAAGGATGTTGTATTGAAAATTCTCGCCCAAAGATAGGCAATTTTGATGGGTGGCTGATGGTTTGGTTGGCGTCGACATGGATGTATTTTTAAAAAAATTGTTTAATATTTGATTAAAAAATGTTAAAAATTGCTAAAGTAGATATTATACTTGATAATAGTCATTAGGTTGTATCTATTGCTAGGCATATATTATTGATGTGCAATATTTTATTTTTTTGTATGTTTTTACTCGGTTTGGCTGTATGTGTCATTGTATTTCAATGCATAACCATGCGAAATCTCATGCGGCATTTGCGCAAGGAGCGAGAATCTAATATGATGAAAGGGGCGTTTGTCGGCCTAATATCTCATGAATTTCGAACGCCGATGGCTACGATAAGAGCGTCAGCTGATTTGGTTGCAAAGTTTCGCAACAGACTGAGGCCAGAGGAAGTTGATGATAGTTTGAAAAACATATCTGACTGCGTTGTTCGTATGACCAGCATGATGGATGATATTCTGTTTCTTGGCAAGGTGCAGAATAATCAGATAAAATTTTACACAAAACAAGTCGATATTGTGGCTTTGTTCCACGAAATAGTTAGAGATGTGGACAATGCTTCGGGGAATAGGCGTGTTGTGATGACGAGCAATGTGGGGGCAAAGTGTGATCTAATGCTTGACCAGATGCTGATATATCACATAGGCGCGAATTTACTTAGTAATGCATTAAAATATTCCGGAAAGGATAAAAAAGTTGAGTTATATGTTGGTCTAGATGAAGGGTTTTTGATCATAAAGGTTACGGATCATGGCATTGGTATTCCGAAAAATGAAATCGAAAATTTGTTTGACTTATTTCATAGGTGTTCGAATGTGGGCGGCAAATCTGGCATAGGTATGGGATTGTTTATGATCAGGCAATGTGTTTCATTGCATGGAGGGACTGTGACATTGCAAACATTAGAAAATGTTGGCTCGACATTTACTGTAAAAATC
Coding sequences within it:
- a CDS encoding HAMP domain-containing histidine kinase; amino-acid sequence: MFLLGLAVCVIVFQCITMRNLMRHLRKERESNMMKGAFVGLISHEFRTPMATIRASADLVAKFRNRLRPEEVDDSLKNISDCVVRMTSMMDDILFLGKVQNNQIKFYTKQVDIVALFHEIVRDVDNASGNRRVVMTSNVGAKCDLMLDQMLIYHIGANLLSNALKYSGKDKKVELYVGLDEGFLIIKVTDHGIGIPKNEIENLFDLFHRCSNVGGKSGIGMGLFMIRQCVSLHGGTVTLQTLENVGSTFTVKIPIE